In Acidimicrobiales bacterium, the DNA window AGGTCCTCCAGATCAACCTCCCCGCCGGCGAGTACGACTACATCTGCGACCTGCACCCGAACATGGCGGGGACGCTCACGGTCTCGTAGCGGGCGGGCGGGGGCGACCTGCACCCGGCCCGTCCTCGAACAGGGGGCGGGGACGCTCACCGTCTCGTAGCGGGCGGGCGGGGGCGACCTGCACCCGGCCCGCCGCTGAACACCGGGCGGGCACCATCACGCTCTGATCACTATCATCCTAACCATGCGAAGGTTTTGCGCGGGAGGGGTGTGATGTCCGGAGGTGGACCCGAGGAGCGGCCTCCCGGCGGCGCCGAACAGGCGCCGTCATGACCGGCAGCTTCGACCCGCTCGATCCCGCCACCCTCCAGGATCCCCAGCCGCGGCTGGCCCGGCTCCGAGCCGAGGGGCCGGTGCACTACGTCGAGCGCCTGGACGCGTGGTTCGTGGTGCGCCACGAGCTCGTCGTCGAGGCACTGCGCCGGCCCGAGGTCTTCTCCAGCCAGTTCCCGAAGTCCGTCCTGCCCCTGAGCGCGGACGACCAGCGCCGGATCGCCGAGGCGATGGCCGACGGCCTTCCCCGACCCAAGACGATGATCACCGCCGACGGCGACGTGCACACCCGCTACCGGCGACTCGTGTCGAAGGCGTTCTCGCCGCGGGCGATCGCGGTCCTCGAGCCCACCGTCCGCGCCATCACCACGAAGCTCATCGACGCGTGGATCGACCGGGATCGAATCGAGGTCGTGGAGGACTTCGCGGTGCCGTTGCCGGTCGAGGTGATCGCCCGGGCACTCAACGTGCCCGACGACCGTCTGGCCGACTTCCGCCGGTGGTCCGACGCCACCGTGCTCACCTTCGGAGCCACGCCGACCGTCGACGAACGGGTCGCGGCCATCCGCACGGTCCAGGAGCTGCAGCGGTTCTTCGTCGCCGCGATCGAGGAGCGCCGCGCCCGGCCACAGGACGATCTGCTCACCGGGCTCCTCGACGCTCGGATCGACGCCGACGACGACGTCGACGACAAGCGGCCGCTCGACGTCCCCGAGATCGTCAGCCTGGTGCAGGAGCTGCTGGTGGGCGGCAACGAGACGACGACGAAGCTGATCGCGGAGATGGTCCGCCTGTTCGCCGATCACCCGGACCGGTGGGCGGCGGTGCGGGCGAACCCCGACCTCATCCCCGCGGTGGTGGAGGAGTCGTTGCGCCTGGCGTCGCCCGCGCAGGCCATGTGGCGGCTCACGACCGAGGACGTCGAGCTCGGCGGGGTGGCCATCCCGGCGGGGAGCCGTGTCGTCCTCTCCTACGCCTCGGCAAACCGGGACGAGGACCTCTTCACCGAGCCCGACGCGTTCGAGCCCGAACGGGCCAACCTCACCGACCACCTGGCCTTCGGACGGGGCCCGCACTTCTGCATCGGGTCGGGGCTGGCCCGGCTCGAAGCCCGGGTGGCCTTCGAGGAGCTCGCCCGGCGCGTGCGGGTCATGACGCTGTCGGACACCAACGACTTCCCCTACAACCCGAGCTTCCTGCTGCGGGGCCTGGAGCGGCTGGACGTCGACATCGTCGCCGCCTGAGCGGCGCTCTCAGGCGTTGCGGAACGCCGGGTCGTGGCGCAGGAGCTCCCGGCGGGCGATGGTCATCTCGTGGACCTCGTCGGGCCCGTCCGCGATGCGCAGCGTCCGGTGGTAGGCGTACATGTCCGCCAGCGGGAAGTCCTGGGTGACCCCGCCGCCGCCGTGCACCTGGATGGCCCGGTCGATCACCTTCAGTGCAATGCGGGGGACGGCCACCTTGATCCCGGAGATCTCGGTGGCGGCCGCCTTGTTGCCCACCGTGTCCATCAGGTGGGCGGTCTTCAGCACGTACTCCCGTGCCATGTCGATCTCGATCCGGGACTCGGCGATCCAGTGCTGGATGAGGCCCTGCTGGGCCACGAGCTTGCCGAAGGTCGTGCGCTCCAGTGCCCGCTCGACCATGAGGGCTAGGGCGCGCTCGGCGGCGCCGATCGCCCGCATGCAGTGGTGGATGCGCCCGGGCCCCAGGCGGGCCTGGCTGATGGCGAAGCCGCCGCCCTCCTCGCCGAGGAGGTTGTCCACCGGCACCCGCACGTCCTGGAAGTCGACCTCGCCGTGACCGCCGCGGTGCTCGTAACCGAACACACGGAGCGACCGCAGGACGGTCACGCCCGGCGTGTCCTTCGGCACCACGATCATCGACTGCTGGAGGTGCCGCGCCGCCGACGGATCGGTCTTGCCCATGACGATCATCACCTCGCACCGGGGCGCCAGGATTCCGGAGGTGAACCACTTGCGCCCGTTGAGGACGTAGTGGTCGCCGTCGCGCTCGATCCGCAGCGAGATGTTGGTGGCATCTGACGACGCCACTGCAGGCTCGGTCATGGCGAACGCGGAGCGGATCTCGCCCTCGAGCAACGGCGACAGCCAGCGCTGCTGGATCGCCTCGGAGCCGTAGAGGTGGAGGATCTCCATGTTCCCGGTGTCGGGTGCCGAGCAGTTCAGGGTCTCCGAGGAGAAGTCGGACTTCCCCAGCTCCTCGGAGATGGGGGCGTAGTCGACGTTCGACAGCTTCGTCCCCGGCTCGCCGGGGCGGAGGTGGGGGAGGAAGAGGTTCCACAGGCCCTGGGCCCGGGCGACTGCCTTCATCTCGTCGAGGATCGGCGGGTAGCTGTGCTCGCCGAGCTCCTCGTACTGGCGCTGGTAGGTGGCCTCGTTGGGGTACACGTGCTCGTCGAGGAACGCCTTGACCTCGGCGAGGAGCGCTTGGCCCTCTGGGCTGAATTCGTAGGGCATGGTCGTCGTCCTCCTGGGTCAGCCGGCCGGGGTGGGGACGGTTGCCGGCTCGGTGCGGTAGTCGTCGAGGTCGGCCGCTTCGGTGCGGGCCCAGAACTCGACGATGCGGAAGGGGTTGATCGCGACCACGCGGCCCTTGGAGTTCCGGTAGTAGTTCTCGACGCCTGCGTTCGTCCACACCAGGCCTTCGTGGATGGCGTCGACCTCGGCGTTGTAGGCGTCGTGGACCCCTTGGCGGACCTCGACCGAGCCCAGCCCCGCATCGAACATCTGGCGCAGCAGGCTCATCACGTAGTGCATCTGGCGCTCCATGATCGTGATGAGGCTGCCGCCGTGGCCGAACTGGGCGTTGGGGCCGTACAGGCAGAAGAAATTGGGCGCCCCGGGGATCGCGGTGCCGAGGTAGGCGCGTGCATCGTCGGGGCCCCAGACGTCGCGGACGGCCACGCCGTCCCGGCCGATGACGTCCATGGGCGCGAGGAAGTTCACGACGTCGAAGCCGGTCGCCCACACGAGCACGTCGGCGGGGTGCTCGGTGCCGTCACGGGTCACGACCCCGTGGGGCCGGATCTCGACGGCGTCGGTGGCCAGGTGGACGTCGTCCCGGGTCATGGTCCGGAACCACCCGTTGTCCATGAGCATCCGCTTGCCGTACGGCGGATAGTCGGGCAGGACCCGGTCGAGGAGGTCCTGGCGGTCACCCAACTCGGCGACGATGTACTCGGTGTAGAAGGCGCGGTGACGGTCGTTGACCCGGCCGATGGCCCGGCCGTCCGACCCATCCCACTCGGGGTCCTTCTGCAGCGCCGGGTACAGGACGTCGTTGAACGCCCACGCCAGCCGGATGCGGTACCAGTCGTGGTAGAGCGGCACGGTCGCGAGCAGGTGGCGGATCGGCTCGGGGATCTCCTGGTGGAACTTGTCGAACGGCGCCGCCCACTGCGCGGTGCGCTGGAACACCGTGACCGACTCGGCGGTGTCGGCGATGGCGGGGACCAGTTGCATCGCGCTGGCACCCGTGCCGATCACGGCCACGCGCTTGCCCTCCAGATCGATCCCCCCGTCGGGCCAGCGCGCCGTGTGGGCGGCCGGGCCGACGAAGGAATCGGCCCCGGGGAGATCGGGGATCTTGGGCTTGTTGAAGGCGCCGACGGCGCTGATGACGACGTTGGCCCGGTGGGTCGTCGGCGTACCGTCCCGGTCCTGGGTCTCCACGATCCACTGCAGTGCGTCCTCGTCCCAAGTGGCCGACACCACCTCGGTCCCGAAGGTGATGTGGTCGGTCACCCCGAAATCGGCCGCCACGCGGGAGACGTAGGCGTGCAGCTCGTCCCGCAACGAGAAGTACTTCGACCAGTCGGCCCGGGCGAACGAGAAGGTGTAGAGGTAGCTCGGCGTGTCCACCCCGCACCCGGGATAGCGGTTCTCCAGCCAGGTCCCGCCGACGGCGTCGTTGCGCTCGAGGATCCGGTAGGGGATGCCGGCGTCCGCCAGGCGCACGGCGGCGCACACCCCGGAGATGCCGGCGCCGACGATCAGCACCTCGAAGCCCGGCGGGGGGTCGAGGCGCTCGGCGGGCCGCTCGAACAGCCGCAGCTCGTTGGCGATGATCGGGGCGTAGGCCTCGGGCACGTCCTGGCCGACGCAGGCCTCCATCATCTCGAGCAGCAGCTCGGGCGACGGGGCGTCGATCGCCACGGGGGCGCCGGCGTCCCAGGCGACGATGGCCTCCAGCGCCGCAGCCCGGATCTCGTCCTGGACGTCCTCGGGCAACCCACCGGTGTCGTTGTCGTCGAGGCCCCGCGTGCGCGTGGGGCGGTAGGGCTCGTCCAGCCACCGACGGTCTCCGGTCAGGTGGACCAGCACCATCAACAGGGTGGGGATGTTGGCGATGTCCATCGCCTCCTGCCACCGCGTCCTGTCGTCCACCCTGGGTCCCCCTCCGTCTCGGTCTCTCACTACTATACGCAGGGTTATGGATAGCCGATTCGAGGAACTCCTGGCCACCCTGCGGGGCGTGCAGGAGCTGGCCCGCACCGAGACCGGCGTCGCGCTCCGCCGGCTCCCGAGCTGGACCGCGGCGCAGGCCGCGGACCCCGCCCTCGAGGTGATGGCCGGCATGCCCGCCGGCATCCGCTTCGAGCTGGCCACCGACGCCACGACCCTGGAGCTCGACGTCCTCGCCACCTTCCTCGAGGTGGACGGCTCGCCGGTCGGCCCGACCAGCGCGGCGTTCGACCTGGTCGTCGACGGGGAGGAGGTCGACACCCAAGTCGTCGTCGACGGGACCCGGGTCGTCGTCGAGCTCGGCGCCGGCGTCTTCGACGTCGTCGAAGGCGCGACGGCCACCGTCCGCTTCGACGGCCTGCCCGGCGACCCCGCCGCCCGGGTCGAGGTGTGGCTGCCCCACGCCACCACCCTCGAGCTCCGCGACGGCCGGCTCACGAGCGGAGCGACGCTCGCTCCCGCGTCCGGGCACCGTCGGCGCTGGGTGCACCACGGCAGCTCGATCAGCCACTGCATGGAGGTGCACCGTCCGACCCGGACGTGGCCCGCGCTCGTGGCCCGCGGCGCGGGGGTGGACCTGGCGGACCTCGCCTTCGCCGGCCAGTGCCTGCTCGATCCGTGCGTGGCCCGCACCATCCGCGACCTCCCCGCAGACCTCATCAGCCTGAAGCTCGGCATCAACGTGGTGAACGGCGACACGATGCGCGAGCGGGCCTTCGTCCCCGCCCTGCACGGCTTCCTCGACACGATCCGCGAGGGTCACCCCGCCACGCCCCTGATCGTGGCCACGCCGATCCACTGCCCGATGGCCGAGACCCGGCCGGGGCCGCACGTCGAGGGCGCCGACGGGGTGTTCCGCCCGGTCCCCCGCCCACCGGAGCTCGCCGACGGTGCGCTCCACCTCGTGCGCGTCCGCGAGCTCATGGCGGCAGCGGTCGCTGCCCGGCGCGACGCCGGCGACGAGCACCTGCACCTGCTCGACGGGCCGGCGCTGTTCGGTCCGGCCGACGCCGGCGACCTCCCCGACGGCCTGCACCCGAACGAGGCGGGGTACGCCCGCATGGCCGACCGCTTCCTCGAACTGGCCTTCGGAGCCGGCCGCCCGTTCGCCGAGTGAACCTTGTCAGCTAGCAAGGTTTGAGTTACGTTCCCCCCGACGGAACGACGGGGGGAACGATGTACCGCGAGGTCCTCTACGAGGTCGACGACCCGGTCGCGACCATCACGCTCAACCGGCCCGAGGTGCTGAACGCCTGGACGCCGACGATGGAGATGGAGGTGCGCGATGCGCTCGCGCGTGCGGTCGCGGATCCCGCGGTCGTCGGCATCGTCCTGACCGGCGCGGGGCGGGGGTTCTGCGCGGGCGTGGATCTGACGATGCTCGAGGCCTACGCCGCGGGCGACCGCGACGTGCTCGTCGCCGAGGAGGTGGCGCTGCCGGGTGAGGCGTGGAGCGAGGACCTGCGCGGCCCCTACAGCTTCCTGATGTCGCTTCCGAAGCCGGTCGTCGCCGCCATCAACGGCCCGGTGGTGGGCCTGGCCCTGGCCATCGTCCTGGCCTGCGACCTGCGCTTCATGGCCGAAGACGCCCACCTCGCCACCACGTTCGCGGAGCGCGGCCTCGTCGCCGAGTACGGCCTGGGCTGGCTGCTGCCCCGGATGGTGGGCCCGACGGTGGCGATGGACCTGCTGTTCTCGGCTCGTCCGGTGCGCAGCTCGGAAGCCGTCGCACTCGGTCTGGCCAACCGGTCGCTGCCCCCTGACGAGCTGCTCAGCGCGGCGCGCGCCTACATCGTGGATCTCGCCGCGAGGTGCTCGCCGGCCTCGCTGGCGGTGATGAAGCGGCAGGTCTACACGCACCTCCACGCCGGCCTCCGCGAGGCCGAGCTGGAGTCCCGCCGACTCATGTTGGCGAGCTTCGAGCGGCCCGACGCCGCCGAAGGCGTGCGCTCGTTCGTGAAGAAGCGGCCCCCGCGGTTCGCGCGGCTGGGCACGACCACGGGAGGTTGAGACATGGGTGGAGTGATGGGTGGAGGGCAGGCAGGGCTGTGCGCCGACCGGGTGGTCGTGATCACTGGCGCCGGCCGGGGGATCGGGCGGGGCCACGCCCTCGCCTTCGCCCGCCACGGGGCCAAGGTCGTCGTCAACGACCTCGGCGCCGAGGTCGGCGGTAACGGGGCGTCGCTGTCGCCGGCGCAGGAGGTGGTGGCCGAGATCGAGGCCGAGGGCGGCGAGGCCGTCGTCGACGGCCACGACGTGAGCGACTGGGCGGGCGCAGAGGCGCTGGTGGCCACCGCGGTCGAGGCGTTCGGGCGCCTCGACGTGCTGGTGAACAACGCTGGGATCCTGCGGGACCGGGTGCTGGTCAACATGGCCGAGGACGAGTGGGACTCGGTCATCCGGGTCCACCTCAAGGGGACCTTCGCCACCTGCCACTTCGCGGCCAACCACTGGCGGGACCGCGTGAAGGCGGGCGAGGAGGTCGACGGTCGCATCATCAACACCACCTCGGCGTCCGGGCTCTACGGCGCCGTCGGCCAGGCCAACTACGGCGCGGCCAAGGCGGGCATCGCGGCGTTGACGATCATCGCCGCCGAGGAGTTGGCGCGCTACGGCGTGGCGGTCAACGCCATCTCGCCGGGCGGGCGGACCCGGATGACCGAGCCGCTCGGCTACGGCGTCGGCATCCCCGAGGACAAGTTCGACTTCGCCGACCCGGAGAACGTGGCCCCGATGGTCGTGTGGCTGGGCAGTGAGGAGGCGAAGGGCATCACCGGGCAGGTCTTCCAGGCCAGCGGGGGCACGATCGGCATCGAGCAGGGCTGGCACCACGGGCCCGAGGTCCGCCAGAAGGCCCGCTGGGACCCCGCCGAGATCGGCCCGGTCGTGCGCGACCTCCTCGCCCAGCAGGCGGCGGGCTGAGGTGGACCTCGACGACACGCCGGAGGAGGCGACCTTCCGGGCGGAGGCCCGGGCCTGGCTCGAGGGTGAGGTCGAGCCCCTGGCGCCGGGAGAGGCGCCGGCCGCGATCTCGGAATTCGAGGACCCCGACGAGATCGAGCGGTCCCGGGCCTGGCAGGCCCGCAAGGCCGAGGCCGGGTGGGCCTGCTTCACCTGGCCGGTCGAATACGGCGGGCGGGGCGGCACCTCGACGCAGCGCTCGATCTTCGCTCAGGAGGAGGCGCGGTTCCGGATCCCTCCCGACGTCTTCACCGCCGGCATCGGCATGGCCGGCCCCACGCTGCTGGCCCACGGCAGTGACGAGCAGAAGCGGCGCTGGCTGCCCGGGATGGCCCGGGGTGAGCAGATCTGGTGCCAGCTGTTCAGCGAGCCGGGGGCGGGCTCGGACCTCGCCGCCCTGCGCACCGCGGCGATCCGCGACGGCGACGAGTGGGTCGTGGACGGCCAGAAGCTGTGGTCGTCGGCGGCGAACCTGGCCGACTGGGGCCTGCTGCTCGTGCGCACCGACCCGGACGTGGGCAAGCACGCGGGGCTCACCTACCTGCTGGTCGACATGCGCTCACCCGGCATCGACGCCCGCCCGATCCGCCAGATCACGGGCGGCGCCAACTTCAACGAGGTGTTCCTCACCGGGGTGCGGGTCCCCGACGCCAACCGGCTCGGCGAGGTGGGCGGGGGCTGGTCGGTCGCGCTCACGACGCTGATGAACGAACGGTCGTCGCTCGGCGCCGGCGGGACGGGCGGCGCCCTCGGGGTCCGCGCGCTGATCGCGTTGGCGGCGGCGACCCACGACGAACGGGGCCCCCTGCTCGGCGACGATGCCGTGTGCGAGGCCATCGCGGACTGCTACGTGCGCTCGAAGGGGGTCGTCTACACGTCGTGGCGCACCCAGACCGCGATGTCGCGCGGTGTCCCGCCCGGGCCGGAGGTCTCGATCGCCAAGCTGGTCGCCGGCCGCATGCGCCAGGACATGATGGCCCTGGCCCTCGACCTCCAGGACCTCTTCGGTGCGGTCGTCGCGTCCGACCCGGCCGCCGACCACCTGCCCTGGGACCACGGCTACCTGTTCGCCCCCGCCGCCCGCATCGGTGGGGGCACCGACGAGGTCCTGCGCAACATCATCGGCGAGCGTGCCCTCGGGCTCCCCCCGGAGCCGCGGGTGGACAAGGGCCTCGCGTTCCGCGAGATCCCGACGGGACGGTGACGTGAACTTCGACTTCGACGACGACCACCGGGAGCTCCAGCGGGCCGCTCGCGCCCTCCTCGACGATCGGTGCACCCTGCGCGACGTGCGCTCGGTGTTCGAGGGCCCCGCCCCGTTCGACGCCGACCTCTGGGACGCGGGGGCGGCGATGGGTTGGATGGGGCTGGCCGTCCCGGAGGCCGATGGCGGCCTGGGGCTCGGCTACCTCGAGCTCTGCCTGGTGGCCGAGGAGCTGGGGCGGGCTTTGGCCCCGATCCCGCTGTCCTCCTCGGTCTACCTCGGGATCGAGGCCCTGTTGCTGGCCGGCTCACCCGATCAGCGGGCGCGCTACCTCCCGCGCCTCGCCGCGGGGGAGCTCATCGCCACGCTGGCGGTCCAGGAGCGACGGGATCGCGTCGCCGGATTCGACCTCCAGACCCGCTTCGAGGACGGTCGCCTGCACGGCGTGAAGGCGCCGGTGCCCGACGGCGAGTGCGCCGGGCTCGCCGTGGTGGTGGCCAACGGTGGCTCGACGCTGGCCCTGGTCGAGCTGGACGGCGAGGGCGTGCGACGGGAGCCGCTCGCGTCCCTCGATCCCTCGCGCTCCCTGGCCCGCCTGCACTTCGACGGCGCGGCGGCCGAGGTGCTCGGCGCCGACGGCGATGGCCGCCACCTGCTCGACCGGCTCTACGACCGCGCCGCGGTGCTGTTCGCGTTCGAGCAGCTGGGCGGGGCCCAGCGCTGCCTCGACCTGGCCGTGGGCTACGCCAAGGAGCGCTACACGTTCGGCCGGCCCATCGGCTCCTACCAGGCCGTCAAGCACAAGCTGGCCGACGTGTTCGTCGCGGTCGAGCTGGCCCGCTCCAACGCCTACTACGGCGCGTGGGCGCTCTCGACGGGCAGCGACGAGCTCGCGATCGCGGCCTGCCTGGCCCGGATCAGCGCGACGGAGGCATTTCAAGCTGCGGCAGAAGAAGGACTGCACGTCCACGGCGGGATCGGCTTCACCTGGGAGCACGACGCCCACCTCTTCTTGCGTCGCGCCCGGCTGCTCGCGGTCGAGCTCGGGGCCGCCCGCCGGTGGAAGCGCACGCTCGTCCACCGCCTTGCCGCGCGCCCGTGAGCACTACGCTCCCCGCCCGATGAGCCGCGCGGGGGAGGAGCCGGGCGACGCCGGGGTGCCCGGCGTCGTCGAGCCGGTCCAGGGCCGCTCGAAGCTCTCCACCCGACGCCTCCTCGAGGCCGCCGGCGACCTGATCGCCGAGCGGGGCTTCGAGCAGACCAGCCTCGCCGCCATCGGTGAGCGGGCGGGCTACAGCCGAGGCCTGGTCACCACGCGGTTCGGGACCAAGGAGAACCTGCTGAAGGTCCTGATGGAGCGGATCACCTCCGACTGGATCGAGCACAACGTCCTGCCCGAGATCGCCGGCCTGCCCGGCCTCGACGCGATGCTCACCTACCTCGACACCGTGATCCGCCAGCTGGAGCGCGACCCGCAGGCGATGCGGGTGCTCTGGGCGCTGTCGTTCGAAGCGGTCCGCCCCTCGTCCCCACTGCGCCAGTACGCCGAGCCGTACCACCGGAACACGGTGAACGTGGTCACCGAGTTCCTCGAGGCGGGCATCGCGGACGGGACGATCAATCCCGAGATCGACCCGCAGGCCGAGGCCCTGCTCCACGCCGCGACCCTCCGCGGGCTGGCCTACCACTGGATGCTCGAGGGCGAGTCCGCCGACGTCGTGGCGCTCTTCACGTCGTTCCGCGACCGCATCGCCCGCGAGTACCGGAACCCCGAGGGGCCCGACCGCACGTCCTGAGACCGACCACGGCTAGAACCTTGACAGGCGACAAGGTTTGGTGTCAGATGCGTCCGTGACCGATCTGGCGCGCATCGACGGCTTGGCGCAGGCCGAGATGGTCCGGGCGGGCGAGATCAGCCCGCTCGAGCTGCTGGACGCGACGCTGCGTCGCATCGAGGCGGTGAACCCCGAGGTCAACGCCGTCGTCGCCACGATGGAGGAGGAGGCCCACCGGGTCGCCGCGGGGGAGCTCCCCGACGGACCGTTCCGGGGGGTGCCCTTCCTGCTCAAGGACGGCGGCGGCGCCGCCTACGCGGGCGAGGTCGCCTCCGGCGGCAGCCGCTACCTGGCCGACTACGTGCCGCAGGAGGACGGCGAGATCACCCGTCGGTACAAGGCCGCCGGGCTGGTGTGCTGCGCCAAGACCAACCTCTCCGAGTTCGGCATGCAGCCGACCACCGAGCCCGAGCTCCACGGGCCGACCCGCAACCCCTGGGACCTGACCCGCATGGCCGGTGGGTCCAGCGGCGGCGCCGCCGCCGCCGTCGCGGCCCGCCTGGCCCCCATGGCCAACGGCAGCGACAGCGGTGGCTCCATCCGGGTCCCGGCGGCCTGCTGCGGCGTGTTCGGCCTGAAGCCCACGCGCATGCGCACGTCGTCGCCCCGCCGCGAGCTGGGCCTCTCGATCCGCATGGGCTTCCTCTCGGAGCACGCCCTGACGATCTCGGTCCGGGACTCGGCGGCGCTGCTCGACGCGTGCGCCGGCGGCCTCCCCGGCGATCCGTTCATCGCCCCCGCGCCGCGCCGGCCCTACCTCGAGGAGGTCGGGGCCGAGGTCGAGCCGCTGCACATCGTGTTCAGCACCGAGGCCCCGTCGGGGGTGCCCCTCGATCCCGAGTGCGTCCGCGCCGTCCTCGACGCCGCCGAGCTCTGCGAGGAGCTCGGCCACCACGTGGAGGAGAAGGCGCTCCGCCTGGACGTGGCCCGGCTCGCCGGCGCCTTCGGGCACATCTCCGCCGTCGGCACCGCCTGGGACATGCGCAACTGGGAGCGCAAGATCGGCAAGCCGATCGTCCAGGAGGACTTCGAGCCCGGCACGTGGGCGGCCATCGAGCGGGGCCGCTCGGTCGGTACGTCGGCCGACGACCTCATGGACGCCCAGGTCACCATCCAGTCGATCTGCGACGAGGTGGCCGCCTTCTCCGAGCCCTACGACGTCTGGCTGACCCCGACGGTGGGCTCACCGGCCCTGCCGCTCGGGATGTTCAAGGCCACCCCCGAGGAGCCCAACCGGGCGATGACGACGTCGATGAAGTTCCTGCCGTTCACCATGTTGCAGAACATGACGGGCCAGCCGGCCATGTCGGTCCCGCTGGCATGGACCGACGACGGCCTCCCGGTCGGCCTGCAGTTCGTCGGCCGCTACGGCGACGAGGGCCTGCTGTTCCGCCTCGCCGCGCAGCTCGAGGAGGCCCGGCCCTGGGCCGACCGGATCCCGCCCGTCAACGCCCTCGACATCCCCTAGGAGATCCCCCATGGCCGCTTCCGTCGAGTCACCCGTGTCGATCGACTCGCGCGACACCTGGACCGCGTACACCTTCGTCGACGACCCGGTGATGGACGACCAGTTCAAGCACCACCTCAGCATGATGCTGTACGGCATGACCGACCTCGGGGAGTGCCTCGAGGTGGCCCGCCACATCGTGGCCGACGACATGGAGAGCTGGATCGGCGCCTGGTCGGCGATGGCCCAGCGCATCCAGGCCCGGGCCGAGGCGTTCGACGCCAAGGGCAACCGGGCCAGCGCCGCCTCGGCGTACCTCCGCGCCGCCACCTACTGGCGGGCGGGCCTGATGCACTTCGGCCCTCCGTCGGACCCGCGTGAGGAGACGTGCACGAAGACCAGCTACCACTGCTACGACCGGTACCTGGAGCTCTCCGGCTACCCGGGCGAGTACCTCGAGGTGCCCTACGAGGGCAGCGTCCTGCCCGCGTACTTCTACCGGTCGCCGAAGGCGAGCGGCCCCGCACCGACCTTGATCTTCCACCAGGGTCGCGACGCCTGGCCCGACGACACCCGCTGGGTCTACGACAGCGCGATCGAGCGGGGCATCCACTGCCTTGCCCTCCACGGGCCCGGCCAGGGCCTGGCCATCCGCCTCCACGGGCACCCGTTCCGCCACGACTGGGAGCAGGCCATCACCCCGGCCCTCGACCGGGTGCTGGAACTGGACGGCGTCGACCCCGACCGGGTCGGGCTGATGGGGGCGAGCTTCGGCGGCTACCTGGCCCCGCGCGCCGCGGCGTTCGAGAAGCGCCTGGCGTTCTGCATCGCCAACCCGGGCGTCCTCGACTGGGGGAGCTCGATCAAGGCGTCGTTCCCGCCCGAGCTGCTCGAGCAGTACGAGGCCGGGCCCGAGGCGTTCAACGCGGCCATGGACATGGTGATGGGCATCTCGGCCACCCACTCGTGGTTCATCGAGGACTCGATGTGGAAGCACGGGGTGGCGAACCCGTACGACCTCATGAAGGCGTTCGAGGCCTGCGACCTGCGGCCGCACGCGGACAAGATCGAGTGCCCGACCCTGGTCATGGACGGCTCCCAGGAGGCGTTCTCGACCGGCCAGGCCCGACCGCTCTTCGACGCGCTGACCTGCTCCAAGGACTACCTGCTCTTCGACGACGAGTCGACCGCGCAGCTCCACTGCCAGAACGGGGCCAACGCCACGGCCGCGGAATTCATGTTCGACTGGCTCGAAGGCGTGCTATGAAGATCGACGGCGGCATCGGTTCCGACCTCGGTGCGGTCGGCGCCGTCGCCCGGGAACGGGAGGCGCAGGGCTACGACGGGCTCTGGACCGCCGAGACCGCCCACGACCCGTTCCTCCCCCTCGCCGTCGCCGCGCAGACGACCGAGCGGGCCGAGCTGGGCACGGGCATCGCCGTGGCCTTCGCCCGCAACCCGATGCTCCTGGCCCAGGTGGGCTGGGACCTCCAGGCCGCCTCGGGTGGCCGGTTCCTCCTCGGCCTGGGCAGCCAGATCGAGCCGCACGTCACCCGGCGCTTCTCGATGCCCTGGTCGGCCCCCGCGGCTCGGATGCGGGAGATGATCGAGGCGATCCGGGCCATCTGGGCGTCGTGGCAGGACGGCACCAAGCTCGACTTCCGGGG includes these proteins:
- a CDS encoding amidase, which encodes MTDLARIDGLAQAEMVRAGEISPLELLDATLRRIEAVNPEVNAVVATMEEEAHRVAAGELPDGPFRGVPFLLKDGGGAAYAGEVASGGSRYLADYVPQEDGEITRRYKAAGLVCCAKTNLSEFGMQPTTEPELHGPTRNPWDLTRMAGGSSGGAAAAVAARLAPMANGSDSGGSIRVPAACCGVFGLKPTRMRTSSPRRELGLSIRMGFLSEHALTISVRDSAALLDACAGGLPGDPFIAPAPRRPYLEEVGAEVEPLHIVFSTEAPSGVPLDPECVRAVLDAAELCEELGHHVEEKALRLDVARLAGAFGHISAVGTAWDMRNWERKIGKPIVQEDFEPGTWAAIERGRSVGTSADDLMDAQVTIQSICDEVAAFSEPYDVWLTPTVGSPALPLGMFKATPEEPNRAMTTSMKFLPFTMLQNMTGQPAMSVPLAWTDDGLPVGLQFVGRYGDEGLLFRLAAQLEEARPWADRIPPVNALDIP
- a CDS encoding alpha/beta fold hydrolase, which gives rise to MAASVESPVSIDSRDTWTAYTFVDDPVMDDQFKHHLSMMLYGMTDLGECLEVARHIVADDMESWIGAWSAMAQRIQARAEAFDAKGNRASAASAYLRAATYWRAGLMHFGPPSDPREETCTKTSYHCYDRYLELSGYPGEYLEVPYEGSVLPAYFYRSPKASGPAPTLIFHQGRDAWPDDTRWVYDSAIERGIHCLALHGPGQGLAIRLHGHPFRHDWEQAITPALDRVLELDGVDPDRVGLMGASFGGYLAPRAAAFEKRLAFCIANPGVLDWGSSIKASFPPELLEQYEAGPEAFNAAMDMVMGISATHSWFIEDSMWKHGVANPYDLMKAFEACDLRPHADKIECPTLVMDGSQEAFSTGQARPLFDALTCSKDYLLFDDESTAQLHCQNGANATAAEFMFDWLEGVL